In Penaeus monodon isolate SGIC_2016 chromosome 26, NSTDA_Pmon_1, whole genome shotgun sequence, the following are encoded in one genomic region:
- the LOC119590067 gene encoding TBC1 domain family member 23-like has protein sequence MSLDDEDSTWLLALESALHEGADDHELIGITRGRILPEEHRAEIWYICLGGGNKFSNFAQFDEIFDLQDQSVVRADVKSLVDKLGNEEEDKVSIVCDVESIFTHYCKTRHLKYDTSQLWGDIVLPLLAAKMPRDHIYVCFEEILEKYIPRESGLGSSVYHLLRLILLYHDPELSTFLDSRKITPDLYATSWMRSLFSSVCSLDATMAVWDIYFQERDPFFILFLALVILVNARDQVLEMKSETRDQIITMLSGIPAGLSTDDVSDFCSLARYYIIKTPHTFRKDFTTAIFGSVYMGHGEVCNRVGDLPLSQALCLPVSAEEIIDTCDMLQVAGDDIEQVRFFLVDCRPSDQYNAGHLPNAFHLDSSLMLQHPASFQTAVQGLFMAQRQAVASETPGCGQHLCFIGSGREQEDQYVHMVVASFLQRNSQYVSLAKGGYHAIHDLLVHNINESLADHDSKRCLVCAPDSQSHSSEPADQEDFTITTKPQPSLMNKFSSLSSVFKMRSAEMKEKLVEYITNPNGDGTTVDRHVSAQDRGKLYRNQGDVFSIEDDDDGGGGADGRENDRLEVVKVSQWLKKPDVITSFACHQVKENGYMYKCHLLLTDTLLFVIRESETKSGEGHVTARRTLASIVKITSKKRHPDLITFKYGTTSPDGEVTVSDMDRFLIPKASEATKIIKEQIMKQMDAAKS, from the exons ATGTCTCTAGATGATGAAGACAGTACCTG GCTACTGGCCTTAGAATCGGCACTACACGAAGGTGCTGATGACCATGAACTCATAGGTATCACAAGAGGTCGGATTTTACCAGAGGAACATCGAGCTGAG ATCTGGTATATATGTTTGGGGGGAGGCAATAAATTCAGCAACTTTGCACAATTTGATGAAATATTTGATTTACAAGACCAGAGTGTTGTTAGAGCAGACGTCAAATCGCTTGTGG acaaattaggaaatgaggaagaagacaaGGTATCCATTGTGTGCGATGTGGAGTCTATATTTACGCACTACTGCAAAACACGACACTTGAAATATGACACATCTCAACTCTGGGGTGACATTGTGTTGCCACTCCTGGCTGCAAAGATGCCCAGAGATCACATCTATGTGTGCTTTGaggaaattttagaaaaatatataccaaG GGAATCCGGCCTGGGGAGCTCTGTATACCACTTACTGCGGTTGATACTCCTTTACCATGACCCAGAGCTGTCCACATTCCTTGACTCGCGCAAGATCACCCCAGACCTCTATGCCACCTCATGG atGCGGAGTCTGTTCTCCTCGGTGTGTAGTCTGGATGCCACAATGGCGGTATGGGACATCTACTTCCAGGAGAGAGACCcgttcttcatccttttccttgCTCTAGTCATTTTAGTCAACGCGAG GGACCAGGTATTGGAAATGAAAAGTGAGACCCGTGATCAGATAATAACCATGTTGAGTGGCATCCCTGCTGGACTCAGTACTGACGATGTGTCAGACTTTTGCTCCTTGGCCAGATATTACATCATTAAGACTCCGCACACCTTCAGAAAA gaTTTCACAACAGCAATATTTGGTTCTGTGTACATGGGCCATGGGGAAGTGTGCAATAGAGTGGGTGATCTCCCCCTCTCACAGGCGCTTTGCTTGCCTGTCAGTGCAGAAGAGATCATTGACACTTGCGACATGTTGCAAGTTGCTGGTGACGACATTGAACAG GTGCGGTTCTTCTTGGTGGACTGCCGGCCTTCAGATCAATATAATGCTGGTCATCTTCCAAACGCCTTTCACCTTGACTCTAGCCTG ATGCTCCAGCACCCAGCTTCCTTCCAAACTGCCGTCCAGGGCCTCTTTATGGCCCAGCGTCAGGCCGTTGCCTCGGAGACCCCTGGCTGCGGCCAACACCTATGCTTCATTGGCTCAGGGCGTGAGCAGGAGGACCAGTATGTGCATATGGTTGTGGCTTCCTTCCTACAGCGCAATAGCCAGTATGTCAGCCTGGCCAAGGGAGGATACCATG CCATCCATGACTTGCTTGTTCACAACATCAACGAGAGCCTAGCAGACCACGATTCCAAACGGTGCTTGGTCTGTGCCCCAGATAGCCAGTCCCACTCCTCAGAGCCTGCCGATCAAGAAGACTTCACCATTACCACCAAACCCCAGCCGTCACTCATGAACAAGTTTTCGTCTCTGTCGTCAGTCTTCAAGATGAGG TCTgcggagatgaaggagaagttAGTTGAATATATCACAAACCCCAATGGCGATGGAACGACTGTGGACAGGCATGTGAGCGCGCAGGATCGGGGAAAATTGTACCGCAACCAAGGAGATGTCTTTAgcattgaagatgatgatgatg GAGGCGGTGGTGCTGATGGTAGAGAAAATGACCGCTTGGAAGTAGTGAAAGTATCTCAGTGGCTGAAGAAGCCTGATGTCATAACATCATTTGCATGTCATCAAGTCAAAGAAAATGGTTACATGTACAAATG TCACCTCCTGCTTACGGATACACTCCTGTTTGTCATCCGGGAATCCGAAACCAAGTCAGGAGAGGGTCACGTCACAGCACGGAGAACTTTGGCCTCCATTGTAAAAATAACGTCCAAGAAAAGACACCCTGATCTCATCACTTTTAAGTATGGCACTACTTCACCTGATGGAGAGGTCACTGTGTCAGATATGGACAG GTTTCTCATCCCAAAGGCAAGCGAAGCAACCAAGATCATCAAGGAACAGATCATGAAACAGATGGATGCAGCAAAGTCGTAG